The following nucleotide sequence is from Rhizobium sp. NZLR1.
CCAGCTCCCACGGCATCCATCGCGAGCGTTGTGAACTTTGTGAGTAGACGTAAATGAGCGTCGAACATTGATCCATGCGCCGACGCAGCTTTTCCGCCGTTTCGCCGCTGACATGTTCTCGGTCCAGATCGGGATCATCGATCCAGTCGATGTATACAGTCTTCCCGGTGTCCTCCAGAAGACGTTTTAGTCCGAGTATCAAACCTGCATCTTTGATTGAATGAGAGAGGAAGATATCAAAAGAGTCGCGAAATGCCGATATCGCGTTATGTGCGGCGATGAAAATTCGGGCGGTTTGCGAGTCGATCCCAACAATTTTGGCACGCACTTGCCTTTCGGTAATAAACGTGGCCACTAGACTGCTTCCTCTGCCATCCTGGCCGAAATGATACTTTCCTGTAGTGTGAATCGCCTTTATATTACAGGCTGGATTCGTATGGCACCTTTCCTTATCCAGATAGGTT
It contains:
- a CDS encoding toll/interleukin-1 receptor domain-containing protein, translating into MATFITERQVRAKIVGIDSQTARIFIAAHNAISAFRDSFDIFLSHSIKDAGLILGLKRLLEDTGKTVYIDWIDDPDLDREHVSGETAEKLRRRMDQCSTLIYVYSQSSQRSRWMPWELGYFDGSNGNVAILPITPDHGTLDFDREEYLQLYPKIDVVGASLFVNQSRKSEIAPYKTFDEWRNGDDKLRPR